TGAGCGGGCCTACAAAGAGCATTTAAGTGGTTTTTCTGAGTGGTCTGATGCTGAACATGCGCAATCATGGCTTCTATTTCCTGAGAATATGGGAGCCTCTCTCAGTATCGATGAAACATCACTTTCCAGAGGAGAGCTCTACACGATAATATCAAACAAGAGTGCTCGCGGGCGCAAAGGCACCATCGTTGCTATTGTTAAAGGAACGAAGATAAACGATGTTGTTAAAGTAGTAAAGACACTCCCGTTTGAAACGCGCCTGCTGGTTAAAGAGGTCACAATGGACTTTTCTGACAGCATGCATGCCATTGTAGAAAAGTGCTTTCCGGATGCCATAATAACGCTGGATCGCTTTCATGTTCAGCAGTTATGTAATGAGGCTATGCAGGAGACCAGGCTGCAAATAAAGCGTGAGGCGCGCAAAATGGAAATTGAGAATCGAGAGCAGCACAAAATGAAGTTGCATCGGAGAATGGTCAGCAGAAAGAAAAATAAGGTTAGTAACCGTGGCAGGAAACCTAATCGCAAGAATGAAGCCTATAAACCCGAATACCTTGAAAATGGAGACACCTTATGTGAATTGGTTACACGCAGCAGATACCTTCTTATGACCTCTGCCGACAACTGGACCGAGACTCAAAAGCTAAGAGCTGAGCTTCTATTTAAGTACTTTCCAAAACTGAGAACCGCCTATAGCCTGACACACTCCTTACGCATGATCTTTTCCAACAAGATGGCAACAAAGGAGTCGGCGGCAGAGGCACTAAAGAAGTGGTATAACAAAGTGACTGATTTTGAAAATGACGCATTCAATACGGTTTCAGCAACAATCTATCAAAGAGAAAAGGAGATCTTGAACTACTTTGTTAACCGGTCAACCAATGCATCAGCAGAATCCCTTAATGCGAAAATCAAACACTTTAGGACCCAACTTAGAGGAGTCATTGATGTTAACTTCTTTCTCTACAGGTTAACTCTAATTTATGCATGAGCTAAACACATGTTTTTGCGGGTGATCCGCTAAATATGGTCAAATCATACTACCGGACCTAATAAAACCAGTAACCCGATATAAAAACTAAGGTACGTTTATTTAGCACACAAAACAAAGAAGCCCTCTGACAATCAGAGAGCTTCTAAAAGGTACCCGGGATCGGAATCGAACCGATACGGCCGCAATGGCCACAGGATTTTAAGTCCTGCGTGTCTACCTATTCCACCACCCGGGCAGACCATTTCTTATATATCAAAAAACGAGATTCTCTTTCTGAGGATCTCGTTTACTGGAGCGGAAAACGAGACTCGAACTCGCGACCCCAACCTTGGCAAGGTTGTGCTCTACCAACTGAGCTATTTCCGCATTTCAAAACTTTATTCTCGTTTCAGCCCTGCTGGCTGCATTGCTGTTTCGAATACGGGTGCAAATATATATCGTTTTTTTAAATCTCCAAATACTGAACTCAAAAAAATTTTCATTCCAACCCTTAAAAAACAGGCCCTGCAGATGTAGATCCACACAAAAAATTCAGACAGAGAGCAATAGCTAGAGTCCCGCAATCTTCTTTATTTCATGTAATCTGTTTAAGGCTTCCATTGGAGTCAGATTGTTTATATCCAATCCTGCTATAGCATCCCTGATTTGCCTCAAGACAGGATCATCCAACTGGAAAAAACTAAGCTGATAACCTTCCCTATGCTGAGCAATTTCGCCTACAGGTTTTGAAAGTCTGCCCTTCCTGTTGGAGCCCTCAAGTTCCAACAGAATCTCATCTGCGCGCTTGACTACGCTTTTGGGCATACCAGCCATACGAGCCACATGAATACCAAAACTGTGATTACTGCCTCCTTCAACAAGCTTGCGCATAAAGATCACCTTATTGTCAACTTCTCTTACTGAGACATTGAAATTCTTGCAACGCTTGAAACTCTTAGCCATCTCATTAAGCTCATGATAGTGGGTGGCAAACAAAGTCTTTGCCCTTGCATTTGGATTTTCATGAATATACTCCACTATGCTCCATGCAATTGAAATACCGTCGTAGGTGCTGGTTCCTCGTCCAAGTTCATCAAACAGCACCAGACTGCGGTCTGACAGGTTGTTCAAAATACTTGCAGCTTCATTCATCTCAACCATAAAAGTTGACTCACCCTGAGATATATTATCTGAAGCTCCTACCCTTGTGAATATCTTATCTACTATCCCAATTCTGGCACTGTCGGCAGGGACAAAACTGCCAATCTGTGCCAACAGCACTATAAGTGCTGTCTGCCGCAGCAGGGCACTCTTACCTGCCATATTGGGACCGGTTATAATTATAATCTGTTGCTTGTCATTATTTAAATACAGATCATTGGGGATGTATGACTCTCCAACTGGCATCCTTGTCTCTATCACCGGATGGCGGCCGGCCTTTATATCTAGCACATCACTGTCATCAACAACAGGTCTTACGTAACGATTCTCTTCTGCAAGGACAGCATAACCAAGCAGACAGTCTAGCTGAGCCAGAAGCATTGAGTTACGTTGAATAACCGGTATATACTGTGAAACCTCAAGTAGCAACTGGTTGTAGAGTTCCCCTTCTATTGATAGTATTTTTTCCTCTGCACCAAGAATCTTACTCTCGTAAACTTTTAGTTCTTCAGTTATATAACGCTCGGCATTTACAAGAGTCTGCTTCCTTATCCAGTCAGATGGAACCTTGTCCTTGTGTGTATTCCTTACCTCTATAAAATACCCAAATACATTGTTGAAACCAACCTTTAGCGAAGGGATGCATGTGCGTTCGCTCTCCCTCTTCTGAAGGTTCTCCAAATAATCTTTGCCTGAAAAAAGGATGTCGCGCAACTCGTCTAGCTCTGCTGATACTCCCGGACGAACGACCCCTCCTTTGGAAAGCATCACCGGGGGATCCGGCTCTATCTCCCTTTCAATCTTCTCACGAATGCTGCGGCATTCGTCAAGTTGCTCACCCATTCGTCTCAACACTTCATTATCTGCAGACATTGTCAGTTCCCTGATAGGCCCAATATTATACAGAGCATGACGCAACTGCATCATCTCACGTGGGGATATCCTGCCTGTTGCAATCTTTGACACTAGGCGTTCCAGATCTCCTACCGGATACAGAAGCCTGCGAAGTTCATCCTTAAGTTCAGGAGACCTGAAGAAATGCTCCACTACCGCATGCCTGTCAGTTACTGCCTGCACATCTTTGAGCGGCAATGCCACCCAGCGCTTCAGCATCCTGCTACCCATCGGGGTTATGGTGCGGTCAATTACATCGATTAGTGAGTAACCTCCCTCGCTAACTGAGCGGAACAGTTCAAGATTACGAACAGTAAACTTATCAAGCCAAACGTACTTGTCTTCCTCAATCCTGGATAGTCTGTTGATGTGCGATATCTGATGGTGCTGAGTCAGTTCGAGGTACTGCAGAATGGCTCCCGAAGCCGTTATTCCCAGTTTCATATCTTCGACACCAAATCCTTTGAGCGAACTTGTCTCGAAGTGCTTCAACAGCTTATCCCTAGACGAATCAAAAGCAAAGGCCCAGTCATCCAGAGGGTAACTATAATAACGGGTACCAAACTTTTCCTGGAAGTCACGCTTCTTACCCTTTTCAAACAGCACCTCTTTGGGTTTGAATCCAGCAAGCAGCTTATCGATATAATCGAATGCTCCTTCAGCAGTCAAAAACTCTCCGGTAGAAATATCAAGCAGGGCAAGACCGCAGGCTTTTGTGTCTAAATGCACTGCAGCCAGGAAGTTGTTTTCAGCCCGGTCAAGTATATTATCATTAATTGAAATGCCAGGGGTCACCAGTTCGGTAACTCCACGCTTTACTATGGTCTTGGTCAACTTGGGATCCTCAAGCTGATCGCAAACAGCAACTCTCTCTCCTGCCCGTACCAGCTTGGGAAGATAGGTATCAAGTGCATGGTGGGGGAATCCGGCCAGTTCTACCGAACTGGCAGCTCCATTAGCACGCCTGGTTAATGTTATTCCAAGGATTCCTGATACCTTAATAGCATCTTCAGCAAAAGTCTCATAGAAGTCTCCAACCCTGAAAAGCAGTATAGCATCTGGATATTTCTTCTTTATTCCCAGATACTGCTTCATAAGAGGGGTTTCAACTATATCGCTTCTTGATGCCATATAATTTCGTTCGTTTGGTTTCAAAGATAATTTAGATGAGCTCTAAATATAACAAGAATTTCCCGAGTTTCGCCTTTCATAAACCCAGCGCTGCGCCATGTATTGCACGATCCCTCTGATTTCCCTTACATTAATGGCAGAATTTATCAGTAAATAATTTGAAAAATAATATCGGCTTTGTAATTTAGTGCCAAACTAAAAATACAATTCATCATGAAAGAATTTGTCAAATACCTGGGGGTTTTTGTAGTATTGATCGGTGTTGTTTTGCTGGCTGTATATACCTTCCAAAGACAGACTGAAAACACCCTCTTACTTGCATCAATTATCGCAGTTATTTCGGGAGTCCTGGCTCACATCGTCCTTAACAAGGTTATAGACTAGGTCTCACCCCAATATTTCTATAGGCATACAAGGGTGTCCCAGTCTCAGGATACCCTTTTTGCTTATCTTACCCTAAAGCTCCAGATCTGCCTCACTTTCAAAGACCCCGGTACCAAATAGCGCATAATCATAATATACAGGGTCATCGGGACGCAGCAGCCTGAGTTGCTGCGTAAGTTCCTCAACAGCCTTCCAGTCGTCCTGTTTTCTTTCTAATAATCCGAGCTGACGACCAATCCTGCCTACATGTACATCCAGAGGTATCATAAGGTCAGCAGTCCTAATTCCCTTCCATAACCCAAAATCAACAATGCCGTCATTCCTCACCATCCACCTCAGGTACATATTAAGCCTTTTTGCGGATGATCCCTTTGTCACATTTGCAAAATGCTTTCCTGTCCTCTCAAGCGGCTCGTATTGCATAAATATCTGCCTGAATCTGTCAAGCGCAGCATAAACCGATCCACCATCCCGGTAACCATCTGTAATTACCTTCTCCAAGCCTCCATTGTTGAGGTAAATCTCTCGTAATGCACTGACGAAATACTGACAGTCTGCCCCATTGAATGTTCTGTACACAAAGCC
The genomic region above belongs to Xiashengella succiniciproducens and contains:
- a CDS encoding TIGR02757 family protein, coding for MISDRVRDFLERKAEQYNGRWFIEKDPISIPHLFTKKEDIEISGFLVSTIAWGRRSMILQKARILMEWMHMSPHDFVLNADDREFSRLSGFVYRTFNGADCQYFVSALREIYLNNGGLEKVITDGYRDGGSVYAALDRFRQIFMQYEPLERTGKHFANVTKGSSAKRLNMYLRWMVRNDGIVDFGLWKGIRTADLMIPLDVHVGRIGRQLGLLERKQDDWKAVEELTQQLRLLRPDDPVYYDYALFGTGVFESEADLEL
- a CDS encoding transposase, producing the protein MDKHPITGRSLERYYPIQGDQFERAYKEHLSGFSEWSDAEHAQSWLLFPENMGASLSIDETSLSRGELYTIISNKSARGRKGTIVAIVKGTKINDVVKVVKTLPFETRLLVKEVTMDFSDSMHAIVEKCFPDAIITLDRFHVQQLCNEAMQETRLQIKREARKMEIENREQHKMKLHRRMVSRKKNKVSNRGRKPNRKNEAYKPEYLENGDTLCELVTRSRYLLMTSADNWTETQKLRAELLFKYFPKLRTAYSLTHSLRMIFSNKMATKESAAEALKKWYNKVTDFENDAFNTVSATIYQREKEILNYFVNRSTNASAESLNAKIKHFRTQLRGVIDVNFFLYRLTLIYA
- the mutS gene encoding DNA mismatch repair protein MutS, encoding MASRSDIVETPLMKQYLGIKKKYPDAILLFRVGDFYETFAEDAIKVSGILGITLTRRANGAASSVELAGFPHHALDTYLPKLVRAGERVAVCDQLEDPKLTKTIVKRGVTELVTPGISINDNILDRAENNFLAAVHLDTKACGLALLDISTGEFLTAEGAFDYIDKLLAGFKPKEVLFEKGKKRDFQEKFGTRYYSYPLDDWAFAFDSSRDKLLKHFETSSLKGFGVEDMKLGITASGAILQYLELTQHHQISHINRLSRIEEDKYVWLDKFTVRNLELFRSVSEGGYSLIDVIDRTITPMGSRMLKRWVALPLKDVQAVTDRHAVVEHFFRSPELKDELRRLLYPVGDLERLVSKIATGRISPREMMQLRHALYNIGPIRELTMSADNEVLRRMGEQLDECRSIREKIEREIEPDPPVMLSKGGVVRPGVSAELDELRDILFSGKDYLENLQKRESERTCIPSLKVGFNNVFGYFIEVRNTHKDKVPSDWIRKQTLVNAERYITEELKVYESKILGAEEKILSIEGELYNQLLLEVSQYIPVIQRNSMLLAQLDCLLGYAVLAEENRYVRPVVDDSDVLDIKAGRHPVIETRMPVGESYIPNDLYLNNDKQQIIIITGPNMAGKSALLRQTALIVLLAQIGSFVPADSARIGIVDKIFTRVGASDNISQGESTFMVEMNEAASILNNLSDRSLVLFDELGRGTSTYDGISIAWSIVEYIHENPNARAKTLFATHYHELNEMAKSFKRCKNFNVSVREVDNKVIFMRKLVEGGSNHSFGIHVARMAGMPKSVVKRADEILLELEGSNRKGRLSKPVGEIAQHREGYQLSFFQLDDPVLRQIRDAIAGLDINNLTPMEALNRLHEIKKIAGL